A single window of Pseudomonas lijiangensis DNA harbors:
- a CDS encoding YggT family protein produces MIGLNTAAIYVLQTIGSLYLLIILLRFVLQLVRANFYNPLSQFTVKATQPLLKPLRRIIPSLFGLDMSSLVLAIIVQLILMALTLLLSYGTTGDPLHLLIWAIIGVTALFLKIFFFALIISVILSWVAPGSHNPGAELVNQICEPALAPFRKFLPNLGGLDLSPIFAFLALKLLDMLVINNLAAMSMMPQVLRMLI; encoded by the coding sequence ATGATTGGATTGAACACCGCTGCAATTTACGTCCTGCAAACCATTGGCAGTCTCTATCTGCTGATCATCCTCTTGCGCTTCGTGCTGCAACTGGTGCGGGCGAACTTCTACAACCCGCTGAGCCAGTTCACCGTCAAAGCCACACAGCCATTGCTCAAGCCTCTGCGCCGGATCATCCCGAGCCTGTTCGGCCTGGACATGTCTTCTCTGGTGCTCGCGATCATCGTGCAACTGATCCTCATGGCCCTGACCCTGCTGCTGAGCTACGGCACCACCGGTGACCCGCTGCACCTGCTGATCTGGGCAATCATTGGCGTGACGGCGCTGTTCCTGAAGATATTCTTCTTTGCCCTGATCATCAGCGTGATCCTGTCCTGGGTCGCACCGGGCAGCCACAACCCGGGTGCCGAACTGGTCAACCAGATCTGCGAGCCTGCACTGGCACCGTTCCGCAAGTTCCTGCCCAACCTGGGCGGCCTGGACCTGTCGCCGATCTTCGCCTTCCTGGCCCTCAAGCTGCTGGACATGCTGGTCATCAACAACCTGGCTGCCATGAGCATGATGCCGCAGGTTCTGCGCATGCTGATCTGA
- a CDS encoding YggS family pyridoxal phosphate-dependent enzyme, giving the protein MSTIAANISTLEERIRAAAHAAQRNPSAIGLLAVSKTKPSGDLREAFAAGLRDFGENYLQEALGKQQELTDLPLCWHFIGPIQSNKTRAIAENFAWVHSVDRLKIAQRLSEQRPEHLEPLNICIQVNVSGEASKSGCTPQDLPALAAAINELPRLKLRGLMAIPEPTDDSAEQNAAFAAVRTLQEQLNLPLDTLSMGMSHDLEAAIAQGATWVRIGTALFGARDYGQP; this is encoded by the coding sequence ATGTCCACGATAGCAGCGAACATTTCAACGCTCGAAGAACGAATTCGCGCAGCGGCACACGCCGCGCAACGCAACCCGTCCGCAATCGGCCTGTTGGCCGTCAGCAAGACCAAGCCGTCAGGCGACCTGCGCGAAGCCTTTGCCGCCGGCCTGCGCGATTTTGGCGAAAACTATTTGCAGGAAGCCCTGGGCAAACAGCAGGAATTGACCGACCTGCCCTTGTGTTGGCATTTCATCGGCCCCATTCAGTCGAACAAGACGCGCGCTATCGCCGAGAACTTCGCCTGGGTACATTCCGTGGACCGCCTGAAAATCGCTCAACGCCTGTCCGAGCAACGCCCCGAGCACCTTGAGCCGCTCAATATCTGCATTCAGGTCAATGTCAGCGGCGAGGCGAGCAAGTCTGGCTGTACGCCTCAGGACCTGCCAGCCCTGGCCGCAGCCATAAACGAACTGCCCCGCCTGAAGCTGCGCGGGCTGATGGCGATTCCCGAACCCACAGATGACAGCGCCGAACAGAACGCTGCCTTTGCTGCGGTCCGTACACTGCAAGAACAACTGAACCTGCCACTGGACACACTTTCCATGGGTATGAGCCACGACCTGGAAGCCGCCATTGCCCAAGGCGCGACCTGGGTGCGGATCGGCACTGCCCTTTTTGGCGCCCGTGACTACGGCCAGCCATAA
- a CDS encoding type IV pilus twitching motility protein PilT: MDITELLAFSAKQGASDLHLSAGLPPMIRVDGDVRRINLPPLDAKEVKALIYDIMNDKQRQAFEESLETDFSFEVPGVARFRVNAFNQNRGAGAVFRTIPSKILSMEDLGMGEVFRKITDVPRGLILVTGPTGSGKSTTLAAMIDYLNCNKHHHILTIEDPIEFVHESKKCLVNQREVHRDTLGFSEALRSALREDPDVILVGELRDLETIRLALTAAETGHLVFGTLHTTSAAKTIDRVVDVFPAEEKSMIRSMLSESLHAVVSQSLLKKVGGGRVAAHEIMMGTPAIRNLIREDKVPQMYSAIQTGGSVGMQTLDMCLADLVKKGLITRESARERAKVPDNF; the protein is encoded by the coding sequence ATGGATATTACCGAGCTGCTGGCTTTCAGTGCCAAACAGGGCGCGTCGGACTTGCACCTCTCTGCGGGCCTGCCGCCGATGATCCGTGTGGACGGCGATGTGCGGCGGATCAACCTGCCGCCGCTGGATGCCAAGGAGGTCAAGGCGCTGATCTACGACATCATGAACGACAAGCAGCGTCAGGCGTTCGAGGAGTCCCTGGAAACCGACTTTTCCTTTGAGGTGCCGGGTGTCGCCCGTTTCCGGGTCAACGCCTTCAATCAGAACCGTGGCGCAGGCGCGGTATTCCGGACCATTCCCTCCAAGATCCTGAGCATGGAAGACCTGGGCATGGGGGAAGTGTTTCGCAAGATTACCGACGTGCCTCGCGGCCTGATTCTGGTGACCGGGCCGACCGGTTCGGGCAAGTCGACCACGCTGGCGGCGATGATCGATTACCTGAACTGCAACAAGCATCACCATATCCTGACCATCGAAGACCCTATCGAATTCGTTCACGAATCCAAGAAGTGCCTGGTCAACCAGCGTGAAGTGCATCGCGATACGCTGGGCTTTTCCGAGGCCTTGCGCTCGGCCCTGCGTGAAGACCCTGACGTGATTCTGGTGGGTGAGCTGCGCGACCTGGAAACCATTCGCCTGGCGCTGACGGCTGCTGAAACCGGCCACCTGGTCTTTGGCACCTTACACACCACCTCGGCGGCCAAGACCATCGACCGTGTGGTCGACGTGTTTCCGGCGGAGGAGAAATCCATGATCCGCTCCATGCTTTCCGAGTCACTGCATGCCGTGGTTTCGCAGTCGCTGCTCAAGAAAGTGGGGGGTGGGCGTGTGGCAGCTCACGAAATCATGATGGGCACGCCCGCGATTCGTAACCTGATCCGTGAAGACAAGGTGCCGCAGATGTACTCGGCCATCCAGACGGGCGGGTCGGTGGGCATGCAGACGCTGGATATGTGTCTGGCAGATCTGGTGAAGAAAGGGCTGATTACCCGCGAGAGTGCGCGGGAGCGGGCCAAGGTGCCTGATAACTTCTGA
- the proC gene encoding pyrroline-5-carboxylate reductase: MSKTRIAFVGAGNMAASLIGGLRAQGVEAALIRASDPGAETRERIATEHGITVVADNAEAIEGADVVLLAVKPQMMKAVCEALRPSLKPQQLIVSIAAGITCASMTQWLGESPIVRCMPNTPALLRQGVSGLYATDKVSAAQREQAEQLLSAVGIAVWLDEEKQLDAVTAVSGSGPAYFFLMIEAMTAAGVKLGLPEDVAKKLTLQTALGAALMATGSDVDAAELRRRVTSPAGTTEAAIKAFQAGGFEALVETALSAADNRSAELAELLGK, from the coding sequence ATGAGCAAGACTCGTATCGCCTTTGTCGGCGCCGGAAACATGGCAGCCAGCCTGATCGGCGGCTTGCGCGCCCAGGGCGTGGAAGCCGCACTGATCCGCGCCAGTGATCCGGGTGCCGAAACCCGCGAGCGCATCGCAACCGAGCACGGCATCACCGTGGTCGCCGACAACGCAGAAGCCATCGAAGGCGCGGATGTGGTGCTGCTGGCTGTAAAACCGCAAATGATGAAAGCCGTCTGCGAAGCCCTGCGCCCAAGCCTCAAGCCTCAACAACTGATAGTCTCCATTGCCGCAGGCATCACTTGCGCCAGCATGACTCAGTGGCTGGGCGAGTCGCCTATCGTACGCTGCATGCCCAACACGCCGGCTTTGCTGCGCCAGGGCGTCAGCGGCCTGTACGCCACCGACAAGGTCAGCGCCGCACAACGCGAGCAGGCCGAGCAGTTGCTGTCGGCGGTGGGCATCGCGGTCTGGCTGGACGAAGAGAAACAACTGGATGCCGTGACCGCTGTCTCCGGTAGCGGCCCGGCGTATTTCTTCCTGATGATCGAGGCAATGACAGCGGCGGGCGTAAAACTGGGCCTGCCCGAAGACGTTGCCAAAAAGCTCACCCTGCAAACCGCTCTGGGAGCCGCGTTGATGGCAACCGGCAGTGATGTGGATGCCGCCGAATTGCGTCGCCGCGTGACCTCACCTGCCGGCACCACGGAGGCCGCCATCAAGGCGTTCCAGGCAGGCGGTTTTGAAGCACTGGTAGAAACGGCCCTCAGCGCCGCTGATAATCGTTCGGCAGAATTGGCCGAATTACTGGGTAAATAA